A single genomic interval of Spinacia oleracea cultivar Varoflay chromosome 6, BTI_SOV_V1, whole genome shotgun sequence harbors:
- the LOC130464018 gene encoding uncharacterized protein produces MSYRRRGGLNGRGAIIRPPGYRYNGLINTHIMGEETQDQLPNYGHVAEESTLNFVRNSGYRATASMLHQVPSSVIQATTSTTSHQAAASTNHTFHQATTNMTMEAPNTVHQLPNTVHQVLHQVPHTNPLHNANVGNNHEAITNTTDETGNPEKEEHVLHPDGLWFSHRAVVDKVSATSYKSYFKGPYCNWKMTPPEVQQRWWNTFKHEFSWDPSVAKLVKKGWKSKVSRRFTGIVSKVCNEPGYEAEWCPPTVREEMIRIRSEEENKKKSRAM; encoded by the exons ATGTCATACAGGCGTAGAGGTGGCTTGAATGGGAGGGGTGCCATCATTCGACCTCCGGGATACCGTTATAATGGCCTAATAAATACTCATATTATGGGTGAAGAGACTCAAGATCAGCTGCCAAATTATGGGCATGTGGCAGAAGAAAGCACGTTGAATTTTGTGCGTAATTCTGGGTACCGTGCAACAGCAAGCATGCTTCATCAAGTGCCTAGTTCTGTGATCCAGGCAACAACAAGCACCACCAGCCACCAAGCAGCAGCAAGCACCAATCACACTTTTCACCAGGCAACAACAAACATGACAATGGAAGCACCTAACACAGTTCATCAATTGCCAAACACAGTCCACCAGGTGCTCCATCAAGTGCCCCACACTAACCCCCTCCACAATGCTAATGTAGGCAATAATCACGAGGCAATCACAAACACAACTGATGAGACAGGCAACCCTGAAAAGGAAGAACATGTGTTGCACCCTGATGGATTATG GTTCTCCCATCGTGCTGTGGTTGATAAGGTTTCTGCTACATCTTATAAGTCATATTTTAAGGGACCCTATTGCAATTGGAAGATGACTCCACCAGAAGTTCAACAGAGGTGGTGGAATACTTTCAAG CACGAGTTCTCTTGGGATCCATCAGTAGCTAAGCTTGTTAAGAAGGGATGGAAATCTAAGGTGAGTAGGCGCTTTACTGGTATAGTGTCAAAGGTGTGCAATGAACCTGGCTACGAAGCTGAATGGTGTCCTCCTACCGTAAGGGAAGAAATGATTCGGATTAGATCAGAAGaggagaacaaaaaaaaaagcagaGCAATGTAA